The segment CACGGCGGCCAGGCCGGGCATGTGCTCCTGGTCGTACCAGCGCTCCAGCTCGGCCTGCCAACCCGCTTCCGGGTCCGTCTCGACCACGTAGTGGAAAACCGGGAGTTCCCCGTCGGCATGGCCCGGCGCGGTGAAAACCTGCTGCAGGCGCGCGACGCGGATGTCGCGCGCCGCCGGGATGCGCCTCTCCAGCGCAGCGGCCAGGGGCGGCAGGGCTTCTACGCCGAGCTGGGTGCGCTGCGGCAGGCGCGCGTAGAGATAGGTGGTCCCGTCCGGCGCACAGGCCAGGCGCTGCAGGTGCAGCCCGCTGTCGGCGCACAACTGGGCCGCGGCTGCGGCCAGACGCTCCGTGGGCGCCGGCGCCAGCGTGAACTGCAGCAGCAGGCAGTCGGTCGGCTTGGAGGCCATGTTCAATGTCCGATCTGCAGCGCCACCAGGAAACGCGACACCATGTTGTAGGCCGCGGCCGTGGCCACCAGGTCGATCTGGCCCTGGGCATCGAAGTGCTGCTTCACCTCGTCGTACAGCGCCTGCGGCACATCGATGTCGCGTGTCATGGCGTCGGTCAGGCGCAGCGCCACACGCTCGGCCGGCGACAGGGGCAGGTCGGCCGCCAGCGGCACGGCGCGCAGGCCATCGATGACCACCTGCGAAACACCGGCATTCAGCGCGTGCGGCACATGGGCGTCGAACTCGTAGGGCGCGCGATTCAGCACGGCCACGCGCAGGATGACGAGCTCGCGCAGGGCGGCGGGCAGGCTGTTGCGGTTGCGCACGGCCGAGAGCATCTGCTCCCAGCCGTGGGCGATGGGCGGGCTGTTGAGCAGCACTTGGTACAGCGGCGAGATGCGGCCGCGCTCGGCCTGGATCTGCGCCTCCTGGGCGGCGAGTTCGGGCCGGGTGCTGGGGATGACGGGAGCGATGCGCATGGGTCGGTGAAATCTCAGTCGGGTTTGATGTTCTTGGCCTTGACCACGCGGGTCCACTTGGCGGTGTCGTTCTTCAGCAGTGTGGCCAGCTGGGCCGGTGTGGACGGCGCGACTTCGGCGCCGGAAGCCTGCAGCCTGGACTTGACGGCCTCGTGCCCCAGGGTGCGGCGCACCGCCTGGTTCACGCGATCGATCTCGGCCGCGGGTGTGCCCTTGGCGGCGAACAGAGCGTACCAGTTGTCGGAGTCCACGCCGCTCACGCCCATCTCCTCGAAGGTCTTGACCTCGGGCAGCAACGGATGGCGCTTGGTCGCCGCCAGGCCGATGGCCTTGAGGCGGCCGCCCTTGATGTGGCCGATGAGGCCGGGGATGTCGCCGAAGAAGCCGTGCACGTGGCCGGCGATGACGTCGTTGATGGCCGGTGCGGCGCCCTTGTAGGGGATGTGCATGAGGTTGATCTTCGCGGCGTCGTTGAGCAGCTCCATGGCCAGGTGCGGCACGCTGCCGGTGCCGGAGGAGGCCATGCTCAGGGGCTTGCCCGGGTTCTGGCGGCTGGCGGCGACGAATTCGGCGCCGCTGTTGTAGGGCGCGTTGGCAGCGACCACCAGCACCTCGACGTTGTTGACCACCCCGGACACCGGCGTCAGGTCACGCTGCGGGTCGTAGGAGAGTTTGTCGTAGAGCGCGGGGTTGATGGCGACCGCCCCCACGCTGGTCAGCCACAGGGTCTGGCCGTCGGGGGCCGAGCGCGCGACGTACTCCGCGGCGATGGCGCCATTGGCGCCGGCCTTGTTCTCGACGATGACCTGGTGGCCCAGTTCCTTGCCCAGCTGTTCACCCAGGGTGCGGGCCACGAAGTCCACCGGGCCGCCGGGCGGGAAGGCGACGATGATGCGGGTGACCTTGGCCTGCTGGGCCAGCGCCGCCCCCGCAAAAAGCAGAGGGGCGCAGGCCAGGGCCAGCAGGCCGGCGCGACGGACGAGGTGATGGGATTTCATGGCGGTCTCCTTGTAGTGAAACTCTGGGGCTCAGTCGCAGCGCACGGACATGCCGCCGTCGACCACGATTTCGGTGCCGGTGACAAAACGCGATTCATCACAGACCAGGAAAAGCGCGGCGTTGGCCGTGTCGCGCCCGTCGCCCATGAAGGGCAGCGGGATGCGCGACTGGCGCTGCTGCAGCAGGGCCTCGACGTCGCCACCCGCGCGCTGGCCGGCCAGCCGCACCTCGACCATAGGCGTGTGCAGCTGGCCGGGCACCACGGTGTTCACGCGCAGGCCCTGCTTGGCGTACTGCACGGCCAGCACGCGCGAAAACTGGATCACACCGGCCTTGGTGGCCGCGTAGGCGATCTGTGCGGCACCGGTCCAGCGCAGGCCCGAGGTGGAGGAGATGTTGACGATGGCGCCCGCCCCCTGCGCCAGCATGTGCGGGATGACGTGCTTGCAGCTCAGGAAGACGCTTTTGAGGTTGTGGTCGATCTGCGCATCCCAGACCTCCTCGCTCATTTCCACCGGGCCGCCCTTGGCCGAGCCGCCCACGTTGTTGACCAACACGTCGATGCGGCCGAACTCGCTCATGCAGCGCGTCACGGCCTCGGCGATGGCCGCGCTTTGCGTGACGTCGCAGCCGAGACCGATGAAGCGCCCGCCGGCGGCGGTGACCAGGCGCTCGGTCTCGGCCATGCGTTCGAGGTCACGGTCCAGGCCGAAAACACACGCGCCCTCTTCGGCGAAGCGCACGGCGATGGCGCGGCCATTGCCCCAGCCGGGGCCGACCGAGCCGGCACCGGTGACGAAGGCGACCTTGCCGGCGAGGCGGCCGCTGGGGGAAGTGGAAGTCTTGTTCATGGATTCAGTGCTCGAAGCGGTAAAAGGCCTGCGGGTTGCGCACGAGCAGGAGCTCGCGTTGCGCGGCTTCGGGGGCGATGCGTGCCAGCGCGTCCACCAGGGCGCCGTCGTCGGGCACATGGGTGTGGTTGGGGTGTGGCCAGTCCGTGCCCCAGAGGCAGCGATCCGGGTAGCTCTCCAGCAGCAGGCGGGCCAGGGCCACGCCCTGCTCATAGGCCGGCGCCGCGGTAGGCTTTGAATCGATGCGGTCGATGCCGCTGAGCTTCACATGGAACAACGGGTTCGCAAGCAAGGCGTGCAGGGCTGCGAAGTCGGCATGGCCCGCCCCGAGCGTGGCGTCGACCCGGCCCATGTGGTCGATCACCACGGGCACGGCGCTGCGCGCCAGCACCGGCCCCAGGCCGTGCACCAGGCTGCTCTCGAAATGCACCTGCAGGTGCAGGCCGGCAGCCTTCAGTCGCGGCGTGAGCGCCACGACCTCGTCCACGCTGGCTGCAGC is part of the Rhodoferax sp. BAB1 genome and harbors:
- a CDS encoding amidohydrolase, with product MPNLQTLVQTYQTQPSRPTLQLPPGACDAHVHVFGPASRFPYAPGRNFTPVDAPKETLFALHEQLGVSRCVIVQSAVHGFDNRVVEDAIQAGQGRYLGVALVPVNVADSELQRLAGVGFRGVRFNFMKHLSAAASVDEVVALTPRLKAAGLHLQVHFESSLVHGLGPVLARSAVPVVIDHMGRVDATLGAGHADFAALHALLANPLFHVKLSGIDRIDSKPTAAPAYEQGVALARLLLESYPDRCLWGTDWPHPNHTHVPDDGALVDALARIAPEAAQRELLLVRNPQAFYRFEH
- a CDS encoding SDR family NAD(P)-dependent oxidoreductase, translating into MNKTSTSPSGRLAGKVAFVTGAGSVGPGWGNGRAIAVRFAEEGACVFGLDRDLERMAETERLVTAAGGRFIGLGCDVTQSAAIAEAVTRCMSEFGRIDVLVNNVGGSAKGGPVEMSEEVWDAQIDHNLKSVFLSCKHVIPHMLAQGAGAIVNISSTSGLRWTGAAQIAYAATKAGVIQFSRVLAVQYAKQGLRVNTVVPGQLHTPMVEVRLAGQRAGGDVEALLQQRQSRIPLPFMGDGRDTANAALFLVCDESRFVTGTEIVVDGGMSVRCD
- a CDS encoding carboxymuconolactone decarboxylase family protein, yielding MRIAPVIPSTRPELAAQEAQIQAERGRISPLYQVLLNSPPIAHGWEQMLSAVRNRNSLPAALRELVILRVAVLNRAPYEFDAHVPHALNAGVSQVVIDGLRAVPLAADLPLSPAERVALRLTDAMTRDIDVPQALYDEVKQHFDAQGQIDLVATAAAYNMVSRFLVALQIGH
- a CDS encoding tripartite tricarboxylate transporter substrate binding protein — its product is MKSHHLVRRAGLLALACAPLLFAGAALAQQAKVTRIIVAFPPGGPVDFVARTLGEQLGKELGHQVIVENKAGANGAIAAEYVARSAPDGQTLWLTSVGAVAINPALYDKLSYDPQRDLTPVSGVVNNVEVLVVAANAPYNSGAEFVAASRQNPGKPLSMASSGTGSVPHLAMELLNDAAKINLMHIPYKGAAPAINDVIAGHVHGFFGDIPGLIGHIKGGRLKAIGLAATKRHPLLPEVKTFEEMGVSGVDSDNWYALFAAKGTPAAEIDRVNQAVRRTLGHEAVKSRLQASGAEVAPSTPAQLATLLKNDTAKWTRVVKAKNIKPD